Genomic window (Syntrophaceae bacterium):
TCGCCCCGAAGTTCGAGCCCGAGGCCCTGGAGGTGCTCGCGTCGAAGAAGAACCTGCGCCTCATCGAGGTGGACCCCGCCTGCGCCGCCGGGAAGGCCGGGTATGACTTCCGGCGAGTCGTCGGCGGGCTCCTCGTCCAGGAGCGCGACGCCGACGCCACGGACATCCGGAAGGCAAAGGTCGTGACGAAGCGCGCGCCGACCGAGGAGGAGTACCAGGCCCTGGACTTCGCCTGGAGGGTCGTCAAGCACGTGAAGTCCAACGCCATCGTGCTCACCACGAAGGACAGGCTCGTGGGCGTGGGCGCAGGCCAGATGAGCCGCGTCGACTCGGTCAAGATCGCCATCATGAAGGCCACGGCCCCCACGCAGGGGACCGTGATGGGCTCCGACGCCTTCTTCCCCTTCCGGGACGTCGTCGACACGGCGGCGAAGGCCGGCGTGACGGCCATCGTCCAGCCCGGCGGTTCGATCCGCGACGAGGAGTCGATCCAGGCGGCCGACGAGCACGGGATTGCGATGGTGTTCACCGGCGTCAGGCATTTCAAACATTAAAAAGCAGGCGAAAGGCTGATGGCATAAGGCATAAGGTGAAGAACGATGCTCACCGCCGCTGCCCTTTGCCTCTAGCCTTCAGCCCTTTGCCCCAAGCCATCGAGCGGAGCGAGCGTATGAAAAAGAAAGGTGACGTGCTGGTCAGCGTCCTGATGGGAAGCGATTCGGACCTTTCCGTCATGAAGGATGCCCTGGAGACGCTCAAGAAGTTCGGCATCCCCTATGAACTCTACCTCACCTCGGCCCACCGCACGCCGGATCGAACGAAGGAGTTCGCACAGAAGGCGGAAGGCCGGGGCGTGAAGGTCCTGATCGTGGGCGCCGGCGCGGCCGCCCACCTGGCCGGGGTCGTCGCCTCGCTGACCCGGCTTCCCGTCATCGGCGTGCCCATCGACTCGACCTCCCTGGGGGGCCTCGACGCGCTTCTCTCCACCGTACAGATGCCCGGAGGGATCCCGGTGGCAACCATGGCCATCGGCAAGGCCGGGGCGCGCAACGCCGCGCTCATGGCGGCGAGGATTCTCGCCCTGAACGACGAGGCGCTGCGGGGGAAGCTGCAGCAGCACACCGAGCAGATGGCCCGCGAGGTGGAGGAGAAGCACAGGAAGCTGGAGTGTCTGTGAGACGCGAAGAAGGGCACGGGGCTCAAGGCAAGGGAAGAGACTGCTCGGCGGGCGGTGAAGGATCGGCACCCGGATCACCGGCCGCCCCGTCGCCGGTGAAATGCCGGTGAGCCCGGAGGACCGCCGACGGCCGCGCGCTCGAGTCGCAGGCGCGCCGGCGTGCGCTTCGGCGGCGGATGCGCTCACGTCCCCTCGAGGGGACATGACGGGGTGATCCCCCGATTCTCATGCGAGACACTCTTTCGACAACCTCGAGACGTTGTCCTCTTCCCCGAGGGCGATCAGCTTGTCGCCCCTCTCGATCGTGTAGCCCGCCGCAGGGTTGAAGATCATCTTGCCCGAGTCCTTCTTCACCGCGACGATGATGAGCCCGTAGCGATGCCGGATCCCCGACTCCTCGAGGGTCTTGCCGATCAGGGTGGACCGGTCGCCGATGGCCAGTTCGTCCATGCGCAGCTCCAGGCTCTGCCTGCGCGTGGTGATCTCGATGAAATCCAGCATGGCGGGCCGCAGGATGGCCATGGCCATCCGGTTGCCGCCCAGCGTGTACGGTGAGATCACCCGATCGGCGCCGGCCCGAAGCAGCCGGCGCTCCGAGGCCTCCTCCTCGGAGCGCGCGAGAACCCAGATGTCGGGGTTCAGCTCCTTGGCCGTGAGGATCACGTAGAGATTCTGGGCATCGGTGGGCAGCACGCACACGATCCCCTTGGCCCGCCGGATCCCCGCCCCGATGAGGGATTTGTCGTGGGTGGCGTCGCCCTGAAAGTAAGGGAACCCTTCCTCCTGAAGCCTCTGGATCACCCCGGGCCGGTTGTCCACGACGACGAAGGGCACCTTCTCCGCGGCCAGTTCCCGGGCGATGAGCGTACCGATGCGGCCGCACCCGCAGACGATGTAATGGTTGCTCATCTTTTCGATGGTCTTTTCCATCCTGCCCCTCCCCAAGAGATTCATCAGGCGGCCTTCGACCATGGTCTGGGCCACGAGGCCGACCGTGTAGAGCATGGTGCCGACGCCGATGGCCACGAGCGCCACGGTGAAGACCTTGCCGGCGCGGCTCTGCGGCGCGAAGTCCCCGTAGCCGACGGTGGTGAGGGTCATGACCGTCATGTAGGCGGACTCGAGCCAGTCCCATCCCTCGATGGCGTGAAAACCGGCCGTTCCGATTGCGACAAGGACCCCGATGAAGATGAGGGCGATCTTGAGATTGGTGGGCATCCTGTCCGTTCCCCCCTTCGCCTGCCGTCTATTTATCAGACAATTCAGCGGATTTAAACCCTTTTTCCGCCCTGGGGCGATTAGCGATTGAAGATTGCGCCGATTTCCGATACAAAATCCGGCATGCGCAGGAAGGGCCTCGAGTTTGCGAACATTTACGCGGGCAAGGCGCTCATCGCCGACCCCATTCACCAGTACGCATGGTTCACCGTGCCCGACCCCGCCTGCCCGGGCGAAAAGACGGAAAAGGACCTCCTCGACACGCCCTGGCTCCAGCGCCTCAGGAGAATTCACCAGCTCCAGAGCGCCCGTTGGGTTTATCCCGCCGCGGAGCACAGCCGGTTCCAGCACTCCCTGGGCACCATGCACATGGCCGGGGAATTCAGCCGGCATCTCTACCCCAGCCTCAAGAGCGTCTGCCCCGATGCCCCCTCGGTCAACCTGATCGAGGAGCTGGCGCGCCTTGCAGGGCTCCTGCACGACGTGGGGCACGGCCCCTTCGGACACTTCTTCGACGATCATTTTCTCGATCAGTACGGCATCACGCACGAAGACCTCGGCCAGAAAATCATCCTGAAGAAGCTGGCCAAAACGATTGCCGCCCTGCGGCGCAGCCCGACGGGCCCCTTCGAACAGGGGGAGGCGATCGACCCGGCCCACGTGGCCTACCTCATCAAGATGCCCGAGGGGCGGGACGGCAGGCAGCCGCGGTGGCTCGAGCTTCTCCGGCAGCTCTTCTCAGGCGTCTACACGGCCGACAACCTCGACTATGTTCAGCGGGACGCCTTCATGACGGGCTTCTCCCTGGACATGGTGGACATCTCGCGCCTGCGCTTCTACACGTTCTTCACCGAGAAGGGGATCACCCTCCACCAGGCCGGCATCTCCGCCCTTTCGCGGTTCCTCAACGCAAGGCTCAACCTCTACCGCAACGTGTATTACCACCGCACCACGAGGGCCCTGGACCTGCACCTGCAGGAGATCTTCCGCGACACGATGAACCGCCTTCTGCCGGGGGACCCCTCGAAGTTTCTCGACGACTACCTCGAGTGCGACGAGTGGACCCTCTTCCGCGATGTCCAGCGGTGGCCGCGCGACGAGGACCCCCAGAAGCGGGCGCTGGGACGGGAGTGGGAAAAGCTCCACAACCGGGAGGTCAAGTGGAAGATGTCCTTCGTCACGGAGCTCTCCATCGACGAGCTGCCGCGCGGCATCCGCTTCTCCGGGGAAAAGGACTACGAGGACGAGATCCGCAGGCACCTGCCCCGTGAACTTCGCAGGAAGCCGTTCCGCGTCGATCTCGCCACGCAGGACCCAAGGCCGCTCAATCCCATCACGGAGGAAAACAAGCGGATCAACATCTACAACCCCGCGACGGGAATCACGTCGCCGGAGCCGCTCGTCGACCTCTACCGGTTCATCCCGGCGCGGGTCGTCCACTTCCGGGTCTTCGCCCTCACCCACGAGCACGACGAGGCGATGGCCGAGGCCGCCGAGAAGGCACTAGGGTCGCTGGCGGGACAGTCCAGGACAAATATCTGACAAGCTGGTGACACAGGACCTCATCCGGCCAATCCGAGAAGCTAAGAAGGTGAGAGGGTAAGACGGTTGGATGAGTCGGCAGCCGGAATTCTGTCCTCTCTGCTTCTCCAACCTTCTCACCTTCATACCCTCTTACATTCTGCACCCGCAATTGACAGCCCTCCTCCAAGCTGTTACAAGATCGTGTTTGCCGAGAGGAAACCACGTGGCCGTAAAGGAATCCACCGACATCACGCTCTTCGTCCGCACCTCCGACGAGGAGATCGCCCACTGGGACCGCAGGCGCATCGTCGATGCCCTCTTGCTGGAAACCAACGTCGATGCCCCCACGGCCGAGGCGATCAGTCTCGACGTCGAAAAGCAGATCATGGCCTCCGGGCTCACGCGCCTCACGGCACCCCTGATCCGCGAGCTCGTCGACGCGAAGCTGATGGAGAGGGGCCTCGAGCAGGCCCGCAGCATGCACACCCGCCTCGGCTTCCCGCTCTACGACGTCAGCCAGATTCTCCTCCACCAAAACAAGGAGAACGCCAACCTGCCCCACGGTCCCGAGGCGTCCAACCTCATTCTCGCCGAGGGCATCAAGAAGGAGTACGCGCTGCACGGCGTCTTCACCCACGAGGTCGGGGATGCCCACGTCCGGGGCGACATCCACCTGCACGACCTCGGCTATGTCGACAGGCCCTACTGCTCGAGCCAGACCCTGGAGTTCGTCAAACGGTTCGGCCTCTGCCTCCCCAACACCTTCTCGGCCTCGAAGCCGGCCCGGCACGCCGAGGTCCTCCTGGCCCACATGGTCCGCTACAGCGCCGTCCTGCAGGGGCACTTCTCGGGGACGATCGGCTGGGAGGCGCTGAACGTCTTTTTCGCCCCCTACCTGGAGTCCCTGTCCGACCGGGACATCGAGCAGATCGCCCAGATGCTCGTCTTCGAGTTCTCCCAGCTCGCCGTCTCGCGGGGCGGACAGGCCATCTTCACCGAGATCGGCATCTGCTGGGAAGTTCCGCGGCACCTCCGGGACGTGCCGGCCATCGGGCCAGGGGGTGCGTTCACGGGCAGGACCTACGGGGAGTACGAAAAGGCCGCCCAGCGGTTCGCACGCGCCCTGTTCGAGATCTACCGGGAGGGCGACGCGATGGGAAGCCCCTTCTTCTTTCCCAAGCCCCTGCTGAGGATCACGCAGGACTTTTTCGAAACGCCGGGGCACGAGGAGTTTCTCCTGCTCGTCTGCGAGGCAGCCGCGGAGAAGGGAAATCCCCACTTCCTCTTCGACCGGGACGGGACGCACAAGATCCTGCGCTGCCGCCTTCTCGATTTCAAGGGCGATCCCCGGGCCCGGGAGGACGCCCGCAAGCCCTGGCAGATGCGCTACGCGTCGATCCAGAACGTGACCCTCAACCTCCCGCGGCTAGGGATGCTCTCCGGGGGCGACGACAGGCTTCTCTTTTCCCTGCTCACGGAACGCATGGAGCTCATCGCCCGGGCCCATGCCCAGAAGCGGCAGTTCATCGAAAAGCTCCTCGCCCTCGGCGAGGGCGGCCCCCTGGCCCTTCTGTCGATGGACTGCGAGGGCTCGGCCTACCTGCGGCTCGAGGACGCCACCCATCTCATCGGCATGGTGGGCCTCAACGAGCTCGTCCAGGCGCACCGGGGGACGCAGCTCCACGAGGGGGATCGGGCCCTGCAGTTCGGCCTCCGGGTGCTCGGCCACATTCAAAAGACGGCGGCCAAGCTCGGGCGGAGGCACAACCTGCGGTTCATCCTCGAGCAGAGCCCCGCCGAGAGCACCGCGTACCGCTTCGCCCGGCTCGACCTGAAGTACCACTCCCCGCGGTCCGGGAGCCTTGTCCGGGGCGATGTCGCCCGGGGTGCGCTCTACTACACCAACTCGACGCAGCTCAACATCGCGGCAAAGACCGAGCCCTTTGCCCGCGTCGCCAGCG
Coding sequences:
- a CDS encoding potassium channel protein, with product MPTNLKIALIFIGVLVAIGTAGFHAIEGWDWLESAYMTVMTLTTVGYGDFAPQSRAGKVFTVALVAIGVGTMLYTVGLVAQTMVEGRLMNLLGRGRMEKTIEKMSNHYIVCGCGRIGTLIARELAAEKVPFVVVDNRPGVIQRLQEEGFPYFQGDATHDKSLIGAGIRRAKGIVCVLPTDAQNLYVILTAKELNPDIWVLARSEEEASERRLLRAGADRVISPYTLGGNRMAMAILRPAMLDFIEITTRRQSLELRMDELAIGDRSTLIGKTLEESGIRHRYGLIIVAVKKDSGKMIFNPAAGYTIERGDKLIALGEEDNVSRLSKECLA
- the purE gene encoding 5-(carboxyamino)imidazole ribonucleotide mutase, with the translated sequence MKKKGDVLVSVLMGSDSDLSVMKDALETLKKFGIPYELYLTSAHRTPDRTKEFAQKAEGRGVKVLIVGAGAAAHLAGVVASLTRLPVIGVPIDSTSLGGLDALLSTVQMPGGIPVATMAIGKAGARNAALMAARILALNDEALRGKLQQHTEQMAREVEEKHRKLECL
- a CDS encoding HD domain-containing protein; this encodes MRRKGLEFANIYAGKALIADPIHQYAWFTVPDPACPGEKTEKDLLDTPWLQRLRRIHQLQSARWVYPAAEHSRFQHSLGTMHMAGEFSRHLYPSLKSVCPDAPSVNLIEELARLAGLLHDVGHGPFGHFFDDHFLDQYGITHEDLGQKIILKKLAKTIAALRRSPTGPFEQGEAIDPAHVAYLIKMPEGRDGRQPRWLELLRQLFSGVYTADNLDYVQRDAFMTGFSLDMVDISRLRFYTFFTEKGITLHQAGISALSRFLNARLNLYRNVYYHRTTRALDLHLQEIFRDTMNRLLPGDPSKFLDDYLECDEWTLFRDVQRWPRDEDPQKRALGREWEKLHNREVKWKMSFVTELSIDELPRGIRFSGEKDYEDEIRRHLPRELRRKPFRVDLATQDPRPLNPITEENKRINIYNPATGITSPEPLVDLYRFIPARVVHFRVFALTHEHDEAMAEAAEKALGSLAGQSRTNI
- the nrdD gene encoding anaerobic ribonucleoside-triphosphate reductase, with protein sequence MSRQPEFCPLCFSNLLTFIPSYILHPQLTALLQAVTRSCLPRGNHVAVKESTDITLFVRTSDEEIAHWDRRRIVDALLLETNVDAPTAEAISLDVEKQIMASGLTRLTAPLIRELVDAKLMERGLEQARSMHTRLGFPLYDVSQILLHQNKENANLPHGPEASNLILAEGIKKEYALHGVFTHEVGDAHVRGDIHLHDLGYVDRPYCSSQTLEFVKRFGLCLPNTFSASKPARHAEVLLAHMVRYSAVLQGHFSGTIGWEALNVFFAPYLESLSDRDIEQIAQMLVFEFSQLAVSRGGQAIFTEIGICWEVPRHLRDVPAIGPGGAFTGRTYGEYEKAAQRFARALFEIYREGDAMGSPFFFPKPLLRITQDFFETPGHEEFLLLVCEAAAEKGNPHFLFDRDGTHKILRCRLLDFKGDPRAREDARKPWQMRYASIQNVTLNLPRLGMLSGGDDRLLFSLLTERMELIARAHAQKRQFIEKLLALGEGGPLALLSMDCEGSAYLRLEDATHLIGMVGLNELVQAHRGTQLHEGDRALQFGLRVLGHIQKTAAKLGRRHNLRFILEQSPAESTAYRFARLDLKYHSPRSGSLVRGDVARGALYYTNSTQLNIAAKTEPFARVASEGLFHPFIEGNAITSIWLGESRPDAGALARFVERVFRETTSSQIVFSPEFTVCPSCRQTARGLKPACPRCGSTRVEGISRVGGYLTHTSRLNRGKLAELRETHRTGTLR